The window ATATCCATCTAATAGATGGTTTCTATGAACCTatgcatttataaaaacaacaatttggatataaaattaatttttacgCTGTTTTATGACCCAAATATATTCATAGCTAACTGATTTTGTGGTGGACTTGTCACAATAATAAGTCGGGAAGGTTTTCTTCACAacttttaataacaataagCGATAATAACTCCAATTTATTGGCTGAGAATAAAAGGcaatggtttgttttttacttgtaaagaaGATATTTGTTGGAGTAACAGAAAATGAGCTGTAGATGATCAGAACATCATCAGGAGGCCGGATGCTCTTGGTTTTGTCCTTAGCTCAGCTGTCTGTAAAGacaatcaaagttttttttttttaataaaatatctcCATAAGTGTGAGTTTTAAATCCTCACCTGGACTTTATGACGTTCCCATGAACCCCTCTGTATCTTTGGTCGCTCTGGATGGAGGTCAGATCCTCCTTGAAGGTCCCCTCGTAGATGTCTGACTCACGTTTGTAGCTGTCATCTCTGATtggataataattaaaaaagaaggtcaagATAGTAGATGTACTCTGCAGCTATCCTCTACCGCTTTACCTACCCCAGCCGTTTGCCCATGATGGTCTGGAGGAACTTCCTAGCAGAGATTTGTCCCAGAACCTTCCTGTAGCTGTTGGTGAAGATGGCGTCGGCGTGGCGCTCTGAGCTGAAAAAAGTCGAAAAACTATTCAACTATGAAGAGAATTCAGTCGATTAttgaaggttttattttgaaaatttccaGCTTTGTTATAAATTgagttggaaacattttttttggacttGGAAGAACTCAAACGCACCGCAGTCCGGCTTGGTCGCTGACGGGACGTGTCCCCGCCTCCAGCGGCTCAGCTGGGTCTCTCACCAAAGACGTCATCAGGATGGACGTGTCCCTCTGGCCAAACCTAGAAACCCATCATCAACCATCACTAACTAACacaatccatttttatttttaaactttttcctaaTTCAAACTTCACAAAATGACCTTCCAAAACGCTCTTGGCCTTGTCACATTAGCCATTCTGAAGTTTGAGTGCACCATGAATAAGATGGTGTGTAAATATGGTGACTAATCTGAGCATCTTGACCCTGTTTTGCATAACAAGACACAGCAATGGCATGCCAAATAATGAGCAGAGCGAGAACTCAGATTATTTAGATTACATGGagattgcttttctttttcagctttaaaaaagtcataattacatgcatatttttgatttaatgaagtaaaaaaaactccatgCAACAACACGAGTGTCTAAAAAGCAGCACGATTTGGAGATAAAGACTTACCGTATGGATGGGTAGAGCGGAGAACCTGACAGAGTCACAGCCAGGCAGCAGAACAGCAGCAGTGCAGCTTTCTCCATCATCACAGCGAGTCCTGGAGGAGAGTGGACGACCGCGATAAGTGACAGGAGGTGGAATCACATGAGGAAAAAAGCGCTGAAGCCACAGTTTTCCCCTCCAAAGGCGTCATCCAGAGGAAACAGAAGCTGTTGATGTCAAACGTCaaggtttgtgtgtgtttgtgtgctcacATAGTTACCAAGTTGAGATGTGAGTCCCGAGGTGTCCCTGCCGAGCCTTCACTTTGCTCCCCCCACTCTCATCCTCTCGTCTGACTGCCGGGAAAAGGCTGGAACACGGAGACACCGAGACGGTACTGAGTGTCTCCCTGCACCCGCGGTCACTTTATACTCAACCTGTGGATCCGGTCACTCCCACATcactcctcctcatcatcatcatcatcaccccCCTCCCATATCTGCTTGACTCCTCCAGCTGAGCTCTCCGCACAGCTCCTCTTCAAATCCTGCTCCTCATGGTTGACCAAAAGAGATCCACGTGGACGGAATGCTGCAGAGGTCAAATGTCAGCTGTGGAACAAACTCAATtcaaatttgattaattatgaCCTATAATTTAAGTAATAATTGCTTTACTGTGCAAATAACTGTGAAAGTCattattttgaaggattttctttttaatttttgacattatggtgcagtaaaagatcaaaatacaactaaCAAACTGGCtttctgaagtattttttttttattataaaagactTCCAATCTTTACTTTTACATCACCTTTTTTCAATATTGAACAATTaggataaataattaaaaaaaacatcaggtccatgaagtttttttttattgtaacatCAAACAATTAAGTTCATGTTTGAttaattttcaattaattttcaaTATCAAACcattaagaataataataataataaacaccCATCAGGTCCAGAGAGCTCTAATTTATAATTTGCCCATAATGTAGAAACACTACAACAATCCtaaaaatattgaccacaaacttcttattCATACCATAATATGTACAGTGTATGTAATATTTTAAGATAagcatgttttgtaaaaaaaaaaaaaaaagccacgtGACACATTGCTAAGAAAACAATAATTCTAATACCACTGTTACAAATTAACAGTTGGAATtagaatttgtttatttcaagcaattagaacaaaaaaaaagacaaataaagacaaaagagaTGTACAGTGACACAAATAAGTACCTAAACACCTCAGAAAATCTATGTTAATATTTGGTAGAATAGCCTCTGTTTGTGATGACACCggtcaaatgtttcctgttgttttttttttcaccagccttgcacacactgcaggagggattttggtccactcctcctcacagatcttctctagatccgTCAGGTTTCTGGGCTCTCGCTTAGAAACACAGTTTGAGCTAACTCCAGTTTCATAATGAGcaacgagagaaagaataatgtaAGTCCTGTGCTTTacaatccttgtcaggataggtcactgattcaaactttatatttagcCAATTTTGGACATCTGAATCAacatcaggtacaacacttttgcTACTTTAGTACAGCAGAGGCATACTACAAGTTGGTTTCTGAGGAGAAAACGGCACATGTAGGTTGTttggaaaacagtgtgagaagcaatgtatATCACACTAAAAGTGATTCTAATGAGCCTGcgttcatctgaccacatttcacTTACTGTCTCATCATTGCTTCACtgttctgtttacatcccataatgcctggctacggtggccgttttggttcagttgttctgctcCGAGCGCAGAGACTGTTCAAACTGAGGAAACTTGGAGcgaactggagctcagtccagttggaaacgaaccgagaccacctcaaaagatgggtcagcaGGTGGTTTCTGGTCCAGAAACCGTTTGCgtgtgttcagactgaaactttgttccggattatagaatgaaacaaactctggttcactttaagcaaaccaaatgtgttcagtctgaatacacactaAGCATCTGCATGAAATGGAGATGGAGGAAGTGATGCTAATCAGTCATAGCATTacttcttaattaaataaaaacattgccACCTAGAGGAATTCAGAAGAAATGCTGAAGAACTCAAAAAAATAGGAAGCATgtgaacacacaaaacaaatcagGAAACTTAaccccaaaataaacaaataaacagctaaattaataaatagatcaataaaaaaGCTTCAACAAATAGTGAATGGGAAAGTTCTCCATGCGGTGTGGGGATCTTAAACATATTAAGATGATTCAGTAACCTGTTTATGTGGGTTTTTACCTTTAGGAACTTGATCTCTAATCAAAATTAATATGTTAATCATTaagtcttgattttttttaaccccttaactacattttaatattaatagcATTACAGGCATATATTTTTATAGCTAAACAGAAGTTTAGTTAGACAAaaagtaagacaaaaaaatgttgaaatgtttctAAATCATAAACCATTTgacatataattaaaaaaacacttccttctttgattaattttaaattacCAGCTTCAAATGATTAAAAGTTTGACAGCTTTTCGAAAAATTCCAAATACGTATTACCTACAAGGGAAGAAGGACTGGAAATTTTGAAGTAATTTAAGAATaatggaaaagtgaagaaaacaaaaatcaaagcaaaaaatagtaaatatttaaatatttaacaaataaatccaAGAGCGCGGAACGTTTGATGTGTGGAAATAGTTCCGCACGGTCTGTTAATTTTGTTGCATGAAAAGGGAACAGGCATCAGATTTTACTAGTTTTCGTAACTACTAATTTTAAAGCGTGCTCTTTATCGAGtaaattcacaattaaaaaaaatataattaatttagataataaagtatttctttcaacaaaaaatgaagagtataataagcttaaaatgttggaatagtttgtttaaaaatgtataggGTTTAAAATATTGAGATTTGTTGTAAAAACGTTAAAATTGTATTATAATGACATCTTAAATCCTAATGTAGttataaaaataactattatttgtatttattaattacAATGTAACATGAGAGTTGTAAAACATTAGATTCAATATTATTCGGAGTGACTCATCTCGCAGTCCACACATCTTTGACTGAACGTAACTTCGGCGCGTCAATGACGTTTGCTAACGCGCCTGCGCCGCAAAGTGTGACATTTGAATGGCAGAAATGCCGTCGTTTAAGCTCCTAAACTGAGTTTAAAAGTCCCTCAGCATGACGACTCTGAGGGCCTTTACCGCGGGGCCTCTCCGGCCGTCTCTCAGCTGCCTCCAGCTGAGACGCTGCTCTGCCCAGGCTGACGGAGAAGCCTCCGTGGGGCACAGGAGGAAGACAGCGGGCAGCATCAGGGCTGAGCTGGGTTCTGGTCCAAGCTTTCAGGACTTCATCAGAGGAGCTTCAGTGAAACAAACTCCAGTTGGTTTCGAGGATCTCCCTGAAACGCCGAGTTATTTGCCGGAGGATCTGCAGGAGGGGAACTTCAGAAAAGGTTGGTGTGATTGACCCAATTTGTCCTCAAACATGacctttaaaatacagttttttatcTCTGTTTGGTGATTGTAGCGGTGCATTTGCAAAACCTcccttcaagaaaaaaaaattatacactTTAGTGACTCTTAATAAAACTGTGCATTGTtcacttctttaaaaatgagcaaTCTTCCCAAATCTGCtataaatttaaacaattttgtccagaaatactttaaagtatcaaagatttattttgaaattccacACTTCCGGTCCAACTTTAATTGCTTCAACTTGCACCAGAAGTGttagtttaattatttaaaaatttattttaaaatcacgTAAAAATAGGTGAGATTTAGACTATTTTAAGATTTGTCACTAAAGTAAAATTATTGCATACttctttcaattaaaaattaaatattcctCTTATACACGTATGCACACGtataaaactatatataaaaaactacTATGCaataattttgcaactttttgtttctataaaacatttttttaaaatatgatattttaaaTAGCAATTAGAGCTACTGCAcataatttttataaattatattttttaatctttagatTATATCtttattaattgaaaaaaaaaccataaaattaattgtttaacTTAAAAGTAAGCAATCTATGGAGGTTATTAAGTTTTCTTCGCATCTTATTTTACAACgggctgttttttatttttttattttggaccattcccatcataagaaaaatgatttccattgaaagtcaatttttaaacatttaatattaataaagagTAGTAAAATCAAATAACTTCTATGTGTTCTTGtgagattttcattttttccccatcatAGATTTATGCGTGGCATCCTTTTAAATTTTCCATGTTATCACGTGGAGTCATATGACATTCAGTGTCACCAGAATGCAAAATCCTTAAGTTCAACAATATAAGAGATtgaacaaaaaattcaaaataaaaggctcaTGAATTGAGAAATAGTATATGTTACTATACATGCATGTCcttctggttaaataaaattatagaaCAGCAATTTTgccatcaaacattttttttcacttacttTAACtactcaaatatttaaatttgactagaaagaaatgcaaaaaaaaaactgcaaaacacatttttaaaataaattttaatggtaaacaaacacaaactttgaagcttcaaaactaaattttaatccagaaacagaaaaaaatgaaggtttatGATTTctctaaatgtgtttatttgtttataaacttttatttttgacatctgATAATCACATTTGTTCACTGAAGTCTAAAtcgagattttttttcttcactttatcTAATTTTTTCCAGGAAAAGAAGCCTCAGAGACCAGAAAGGTTTGTCCTTCAATCCTTTCATAGTTGCCCTTTGTAATGAATTCCTTTTCTTATTCTTCAGTCTATTTTGAAACCTACGGCTGTCAGATGAACGTGAATGACACGGAGATCGCCTGGTCCATCCTGCAGAAGAGGGGTTATGAACGCACAGCTCAGCTCAGCGAGGTGAAAACGCGTCACGCCGCCGTGTTTTCACGTGTACAGCTCCTGTGTTGAACCCAGCTGAGTGTGTCGTTGTGTTTCAGGCAGACGTGGTTCTGCTGGTGACCTGCTCCATCAGGTGAGATCCTCAGACGGAGTCAGAAAATGACTCCCTGGATTTAACAGGAAAGAATGGAAATTCAACACAAATTGAATCAacagatttaattattttgttaagtAGTCCAACATTCTTTCCTTTGtgaaacaaacagtttttttgttcttttcttttatcagcTCTTTTAgacttttcacaatttttttgtcttatttagctgtttttcagctgttcacattttctgcagatcattttacattttagcatttatctttttatttctttcctatttttaaattttatacgTTTTACAGTTTAGACTTAAATCTTGTTTATCCAGTTTGTTTGTtgctattttacattttcttacagaaaatttactgttttttttaagcaatttaataTACGATTAAATTAGG is drawn from Oryzias melastigma strain HK-1 linkage group LG5, ASM292280v2, whole genome shotgun sequence and contains these coding sequences:
- the ghrh gene encoding somatoliberin, whose translation is MMEKAALLLFCCLAVTLSGSPLYPSIRFGQRDTSILMTSLVRDPAEPLEAGTRPVSDQAGLRSERHADAIFTNSYRKVLGQISARKFLQTIMGKRLGDDSYKRESDIYEGTFKEDLTSIQSDQRYRGVHGNVIKSRQLS